In a single window of the Methylophaga frappieri genome:
- a CDS encoding TetR/AcrR family transcriptional regulator, with translation MAMSLLNIDKREAILNATLELLSCCGFHGFSIKQLAAKANVATGTVYLYFEDRDTLIRELHRTIMQRFAKAIFTDHDPHQNLASQHHRLCCNLWHFLIENPTILLSKVQFDHLPPDVLRSHRDEAWSLLQPLTALFEVGRVQGTIKNLPDDVLAGLSFEPLVYLARQHAIGVIEIEPDNLHELVHASWDAIAKRQSVAEEIL, from the coding sequence ATGGCAATGTCCCTGCTTAACATAGACAAACGCGAAGCGATTCTGAACGCGACATTGGAGTTACTCTCCTGTTGCGGGTTTCATGGTTTTTCTATCAAGCAACTTGCTGCCAAAGCGAATGTCGCGACGGGGACGGTGTATCTTTATTTCGAAGACCGGGATACGCTGATAAGAGAATTGCATCGCACGATCATGCAACGCTTTGCCAAGGCGATTTTTACTGATCACGACCCCCATCAAAACTTGGCCAGTCAACATCATCGACTTTGTTGTAACCTCTGGCATTTTTTGATTGAGAACCCGACTATCCTGTTAAGCAAGGTGCAGTTCGATCATCTCCCACCCGATGTCCTCCGCAGTCATCGTGATGAAGCGTGGAGTTTGTTACAGCCGTTAACCGCCCTTTTTGAAGTAGGACGCGTTCAAGGCACGATTAAAAACTTGCCAGATGATGTGTTAGCGGGACTGAGCTTTGAACCACTTGTCTATCTTGCTCGTCAACATGCCATAGGTGTGATTGAAATTGAACCTGATAATTTACATGAACTGGTTCATGCCTCTTGGGATGCCATTGCCAAACGACAGTCTGTTGCAGAGGAGATTTTATGA
- a CDS encoding efflux RND transporter periplasmic adaptor subunit — MTSQSNLLYRFIPLLFAFGLLSACLSEQDQQQNTGAAQQKMAVNVVMVENTTVQLTTQLPARTTAIRRAEVRPQVDGIIEKRLFTEGAHVKAGEQLYQIEAAPYQAEVNNAKAILQRAKANVRVTERRQARYKKLLDDNAISQQEYDEALAAFEQAQAEVAVSNAALDTALINLRYTSVNAPIEGQIGISHVTEGALVTAGQSDSLATIHQLDPIYVDITQASRELLRLRRELMTGDLEKNGEVTVSLTLEDDTAYSHKGTLAFSEVNVNEMTGSIVMRAQFPNPDGLLLPGMYVRAEVDEGRVDDAILVPQKAVTFGREGQASVFVVNADNIVELHNVQIRRDLGQNWLIETGLNVGDAVIVEGLQKIGVGLEVEIANKTEQEGR; from the coding sequence ATGACCAGCCAGTCAAACTTGCTTTACCGGTTCATACCCCTGTTATTCGCCTTTGGCTTGTTGAGTGCCTGTTTGTCTGAACAAGATCAACAGCAAAATACTGGCGCAGCGCAACAAAAAATGGCCGTCAATGTCGTGATGGTGGAAAACACGACTGTCCAGCTGACAACCCAATTACCCGCCAGAACCACCGCAATTCGGCGGGCTGAGGTCCGGCCACAGGTCGATGGCATCATTGAGAAACGTTTATTTACTGAAGGTGCTCACGTCAAAGCCGGTGAGCAGCTTTACCAAATTGAAGCCGCCCCCTATCAAGCTGAAGTCAATAATGCCAAAGCGATTTTGCAGCGCGCCAAAGCCAATGTCAGAGTGACGGAGCGCCGTCAGGCACGGTATAAAAAACTGCTCGATGATAATGCCATTAGTCAGCAGGAATATGACGAAGCGCTAGCTGCGTTTGAACAGGCACAAGCAGAAGTAGCCGTCAGCAACGCGGCACTTGATACCGCATTGATTAATCTGCGTTATACCAGTGTTAATGCGCCGATTGAAGGACAGATCGGTATTTCTCACGTGACCGAAGGGGCACTGGTGACGGCCGGTCAAAGTGATAGTTTGGCTACGATTCACCAACTCGATCCTATCTACGTTGATATTACGCAGGCTTCACGCGAATTATTACGACTTCGCCGCGAGTTGATGACCGGTGATTTAGAGAAAAATGGTGAGGTAACCGTCTCGTTAACGCTTGAAGATGACACGGCTTATTCGCATAAAGGTACGCTGGCCTTTTCGGAAGTCAATGTCAATGAAATGACCGGTAGCATCGTCATGCGGGCTCAATTCCCCAACCCTGATGGGCTGTTATTGCCAGGCATGTACGTGCGCGCTGAAGTCGATGAAGGTCGGGTTGATGATGCCATTTTAGTGCCCCAAAAAGCCGTGACTTTTGGCCGGGAAGGTCAAGCCTCTGTTTTCGTGGTGAATGCTGACAATATAGTGGAACTTCACAATGTTCAGATTCGCCGCGATCTTGGTCAAAACTGGCTAATCGAAACCGGATTGAACGTTGGCGATGCCGTGATTGTAGAAGGCTTACAGAAAATCGGCGTTGGTCTTGAAGTGGAGATCGCCAATAAAACCGAGCAGGAAGGCCGGTAG